The nucleotide window CAAAGCACGAAACAACTGAGGAGGAGGGCGTTCGGTCCTGTCCCGAGTGCGACTCGAGTTCACTCGTCCGAAGTTCCGACGAGAGCGAGGTCAGTTGTGAAGACTGCGGGCTGATCCTCGAGGAAGAGACCATCGACCGCGGGCCGGAGTGGCGGGCGTTCAACCACTCGGAACGCAACAGCAAGTCCCGCGTCGGCGCGCCGACAACCCAGACGATGCACGACAAGGGGTTGACGACGACGATCGACTGGAAGAACAAAGACGCCTACGGGCGTTCTCTGTCCTCGGATAAGCGAAACCAGATGAACCGGCTGCGCAAGTGGCAAGAACGCATCCGAACGAAAGACGCCGGCGAGCGAAACCTTCAGTTCGCCCTCTCCGAGACCGACCGGATGGCCTCCGCGCTCGGCGTCCCGCGCTCAGTGCGCGAGGTCGCCAGCGTCCTCTACCGGCGCGCGCTCAGCGAAGACCTCATTCGCGGGCGCTCGATCGAGGGCGTCGCCACGAGCACACTCTATGCCGCCTGTCGTATGGAGGGAATCCCACGCTCGCTCGACGAAGTCTCGGCCGTCTCACGCGTCGAGCGCATGGAGATCGGCCGCACGTATCGGTATATCTCACAGGAGCTGAGCCTCGAGATGGAGCCCGTCGATCCGAAAAAGTACGTCCCGCGGTTCTGTTCCGAACTCGACCTCTCCGAGGAAGTGCAGGCGAAAGCCAACGAGATCATCGACACCACGGCCGAACAGGGGATGCTCTCGGGCAAGTCACCCACCGGCTACGCCGCGGCCGCGATCTACGCGAGCGCACTGCTCTGTAACGAGAAAAAGACCCAGCGCGAGGTCGCCGACGTCGCACAGGTGACCGAGGTCACGATCCGCAATCGGTACCAAGAGCAGATCGACGCGATGGGGATCTATAGTTAGAGACTCGAGTGCAACTGACGTGTGAGTCGTTGCAGGTACTGAACACGGTTTTTTGGCGTGGTCTCAGTTGACAGTGAGTGTTCGGCTTGAGCATCCGTCAGCAGTCATGTCGTTACTATCTGATCCAGATTCGTCCGCTCGTCCACACGACACTCTAATGCCTCGTTTCTCGACTTACTGACCGGCCCAGAACACAGCGGGCTGTTGGCTTATTGGGAACGGCTGGGCTCGAGTGGGTGGATGACTCGAGTCATGCACATGTTGTCCTCAACCCCGTGTGCAGATTCAGGAAACTGGTTTCGTCAGCGTGCAATCCAGAGTGGACCACCCAAAATCGGCGGACCAGAAACCAGATGACGACCAACCGTAGTAGTCGGTGAGAACATCTATCGCCCCGTACGCTACCGCCAAGACCATAGCTGAACAAATCGCGAGTAAGATCAATCCAAGAGATGTGATATACACTAGGGTTTCAGAGTCCATGATAATCGATCAGAGACGATTTGATAAAAACATGGTAATAATCCATCTCTGAAACAGCCTCTGTTTTGTGCACTTCAACTGGAGTTCTGCGAGCGGAGCAGAATGTTCGTTCTCCAACTCTCAAAAGCGCTCGAGAGTGGCCGGCGCAGATTCGAACTCGCCGAGCCGTGCTCACTACGTTGTGCGCGTCTCGTCTGCTCGAATCTGCGCGCTGTCATCGACTCCCGCACTTCGGATGCCTCGCGCCGCAGCCGCGCCGCTCGGCGGTTTGAAGTGCGGGAGTAGTATGGGCCGGCGCAGATTCGAACTGCGGTTACGGCCACCCGAAGGCCGAAGGATACCAAGCTACCCCACCGGCCCGCAGTTGTATTGTGAGCGTCCGATTGTTTAACGCTTCCGGAAACGCGCAATTGGGGCGCTGGATAGCGATTTGCACACCGCTCAAAACTGCTCGTAGCCGTCCGTATCCAGATAGTGGTGGGCGACCGTGATCGCCTGATCGGCGTGTAACAGCTCCGGTCCGAGTCTGACCCGCTGGTCGACGGCCGCCTCGAGCACTGCCGCTTCCTCGGGCGTGAAATCGTGGTGGTCCGAGAGCACGAACACGGGATTCTCGAGCCCATCGACGTCCACCACGGCGTCACCATCCTCGTGGAGTTGGACGACGGTCCCGTCGTCGTCGAGTTCTTCGAGGGTGGCCTCGAAGCCACGTCGATAGAGTTCGACGCCGGGGCTCGGCTCGGCGGGGAGCGCGCCGATGGCGTCCTCGCGGTGCTCTAAGGCCTTGCGCACGAGCGCGGCGGTGCTTCGTTCGTCGGGGTTGAGTCGCCGCAACTCGCTGCCGTCGAAGGTGATCGTGAGTTCGTCCTGCACGACGAGGTGTGTACGGACGTCCTCTCGGATGCCGTGGGAAGTGACAAAGGAGGCTGTGATCGACCGACAGAGTGCGTCGAGGCGTCCGGCCCCGCCAGCGAGGTCGTCGAGCGAGAAGTCGGGCGTCGTCGGCACGTCGTGAGCGATGAGTACAAACTGGCGCATACCGGAGGGAGGACAACCGACGGGATAGCCGCCACGGTTTCTCGAGGCACTCTACGCATACTGTGTAGTGTAGACATACCATAGAATTTCGTCGGGAGCGCGGTCAGCGCTGGCGACAGTGAGAGAGCGGCCGTGCTCGCAGGCGAGCTCACAGAGGTTGCATAGGCATGGCCAACTGTTTCCCGTCGATCCGGTATGGCATACCTACATGGCGAAATCACAGTCGTCTCAGGCGGGCAGCGACGAGCCGCGATTACTCACCCTGCTCGCGGGACGCTCCTGTCCGTACTGCGACGAGGGCGAACTCGAGCGGGATGTCTACAAGGACAATCAGGCGGTGGTCTGTGACAGCTGCGAGACGCCGCAAGCACAGCTGTGGTAACTCGAGGACTGCTCGAGACGAGTTTTCGATCCGTTGGCTGGACGTAACACGCACCTAGGACAGTCGTTCGGAGCGGAGTATTTTTGAGATCGCTTCGCGTGGCGCTGCCTGCTGTGCTGGCCGAACCGAGTACGAACACAGTATCGGTCACTGTGTGCGCGACCCGGTGTAATCATGGCCGATCACGAGGGCGACCACGTGGACGGCAAGAAGAGCGAGAAAGAGCGACAGCGAGCCAGTCGAGTCGATGCCGGAGAAAAAGACTGGGAAGTACGCGAGCGGCAGAAGGGTGCCGAGCCAGAACCCAGCGGCGGTGACGGAGTTTCCCAGGTGCATCGTCATAGACACTAGCGCATCGACTCGAGCGAGACGAACGCCCCATCGTGGGCGGTGATCCAGTGAGTCATCAGCTCCTCCTCGGTTGCCTCGCGCGGGAAGAGCGCACACTCGTCGGGTGCGTTCTCGTTCTCGATGGTCGCGTGATCGAGTTCGATCGCCGGCTCGTCAGTGCGGGGGTAGCTGTCGGCGTCAGTGTTCATTTGTGTCAGGCGATGGGTAATCGCTCCGATTGGTACTACCAGCAACGCTCCTATTGTTATCGAGCGTATAATCCGTTGAACAGTGACGATAGCGTCCGATTCCGACTCAGTTCAGATCGTTCATTCAGGGAAACGAGAACGAAACTGACGATAACATGTACGGTGGGGCTACGATCGACGCTCGAGCGAGATTCGCATAACTGGTCGGTGTACGTGACGTTTTCTGGCACCACGGGCGAATCGATGACTGATTACTGCGCGTGAACTGATTCGAATCGTCTCCCTACTCGGGGTCGATCGATGGACGACGTGTCATTTCGTGGGTGATCCAGGATCCAGCGGGCGGACGAACGACGGCGGCCGAGCTACTCGAGCGGGGGACGAGTGCCAAGCGTCAGCGAGACCGTCGTTTCGCTCCCGCGTCGCCAGAGATCAATCTCGATTGTGTCGCCCGGACTGGTCTCGAGATCGAGATACGTCGAGAGGGCGTGGCGGTCGGGGATCGGTTCGCCGTCGATCGCGAAGATGACGTCGCCACCGGTGGGGACCGGTGTTCCGGGCTGTGGCGGTGTCGCCGCTTCGAGGACGCCGTCGGCGGCTTCGCCGTCGGCGATGTGCGTGACGATGACGCCCATCGCCTCCGGTAGGTGGTTCGCCTCGGCGATGTGACGATCGACAGTCATGAGGCCGATCCCCATGAACGGATGGTCGTACGCGCCGCGCTCGATGAGTTCGGGGACGACGCGACGGGTGATCGCCGCCGAGATCGCAAACCCGATACTGTTCCCGCCGCCGGCGTTGATGACGCCGACGACGTCGCCGTCCATGTCGACGAGCGGGCCGCCGCTGTTGCCGGGGTTGACGGCGGCGTCGGTCTGAACGACGTTCGAGAACGAGTACTCTCGATTCGGCGGGTTGATGGTTCGGTCG belongs to Natronorubrum aibiense and includes:
- a CDS encoding transcription initiation factor IIB, with the protein product MKRPTRQKARDDQTKHETTEEEGVRSCPECDSSSLVRSSDESEVSCEDCGLILEEETIDRGPEWRAFNHSERNSKSRVGAPTTQTMHDKGLTTTIDWKNKDAYGRSLSSDKRNQMNRLRKWQERIRTKDAGERNLQFALSETDRMASALGVPRSVREVASVLYRRALSEDLIRGRSIEGVATSTLYAACRMEGIPRSLDEVSAVSRVERMEIGRTYRYISQELSLEMEPVDPKKYVPRFCSELDLSEEVQAKANEIIDTTAEQGMLSGKSPTGYAAAAIYASALLCNEKKTQREVADVAQVTEVTIRNRYQEQIDAMGIYS
- the trmY gene encoding tRNA (pseudouridine(54)-N(1))-methyltransferase TrmY, which encodes MRQFVLIAHDVPTTPDFSLDDLAGGAGRLDALCRSITASFVTSHGIREDVRTHLVVQDELTITFDGSELRRLNPDERSTAALVRKALEHREDAIGALPAEPSPGVELYRRGFEATLEELDDDGTVVQLHEDGDAVVDVDGLENPVFVLSDHHDFTPEEAAVLEAAVDQRVRLGPELLHADQAITVAHHYLDTDGYEQF
- a CDS encoding HVO_A0556 family zinc finger protein — its product is MAKSQSSQAGSDEPRLLTLLAGRSCPYCDEGELERDVYKDNQAVVCDSCETPQAQLW
- a CDS encoding DUF7511 domain-containing protein, whose translation is MNTDADSYPRTDEPAIELDHATIENENAPDECALFPREATEEELMTHWITAHDGAFVSLESMR
- a CDS encoding S1C family serine protease, with product MNDSRLDRRGFLGLAGSGLVGAIAGCSEPRVDTTMEGSSSASIDRDNVADGSVYTDIYQAVIDSVTQVRVAGIGDPATGEQGRGQGSGFLIDDSHVVTNDHVVADGDAIDLQYINGDWTGTRLRGTDRYSDLAVLEVDHIPETATPLSLTDEWPVVGQEVLAIGNPYGLEGSMTKGIVSGVDRTINPPNREYSFSNVVQTDAAVNPGNSGGPLVDMDGDVVGVINAGGGNSIGFAISAAITRRVVPELIERGAYDHPFMGIGLMTVDRHIAEANHLPEAMGVIVTHIADGEAADGVLEAATPPQPGTPVPTGGDVIFAIDGEPIPDRHALSTYLDLETSPGDTIEIDLWRRGSETTVSLTLGTRPPLE